Proteins encoded in a region of the Mycobacterium branderi genome:
- a CDS encoding ACT domain-containing protein: MPSYLLRVQLADRPGSLGSLAVALGSVGADILSLDVVERGSGYAIDDLVVELPPAAMPDTLITAAEALNGVRVDSLRPHTGLLEAHRELELIDHVAAAGATPAKLRVLADEAPHVLRVGWCAVLCSSPAGLRLVVGSSGVPETQPDAAPWMPIERAIALDGGAAWVPQVWREMDTTLVAAPLGEPNTALLLGRPGGPEFRPSEVARLGYLAGIVATLLH; the protein is encoded by the coding sequence GTGCCTTCCTATCTGCTGCGGGTTCAGCTGGCCGACCGACCGGGCAGCCTCGGCTCGCTGGCGGTCGCGCTCGGCTCGGTGGGCGCCGACATCCTCTCGCTCGACGTGGTCGAGCGCGGGTCCGGCTATGCGATCGACGATCTGGTGGTCGAGCTGCCGCCCGCGGCCATGCCCGACACGTTGATCACCGCGGCCGAGGCGCTCAACGGCGTTCGGGTGGACAGCCTCCGGCCGCACACCGGACTGCTGGAGGCCCACCGCGAACTCGAGCTCATCGACCACGTCGCGGCGGCGGGCGCGACGCCGGCGAAGCTGCGGGTGCTGGCCGACGAGGCGCCGCACGTGCTGCGGGTGGGCTGGTGTGCGGTGCTATGCAGTTCGCCGGCCGGTCTGCGGCTGGTCGTCGGCAGCTCCGGCGTCCCGGAAACCCAGCCGGATGCGGCGCCGTGGATGCCGATCGAGCGGGCGATCGCGCTGGACGGCGGCGCCGCCTGGGTGCCGCAGGTCTGGCGGGAGATGGACACCACTTTGGTCGCGGCGCCGCTGGGTGAGCCGAACACCGCGCTGCTGCTGGGCCGGCCCGGGGGTCCGGAGTTTCGGCCGTCAGAGGTGGCGCGGCTGGGTTATCTGGCCGGCATCGTTGCGACGCTGCTGCACTGA
- a CDS encoding vWA domain-containing protein, whose product MTFNPVFAPAVLVVIAVALIAVRMVALYRVLVRTGSGRYRRVVLRWCGLTLAVLLLVFAAARPGIDLAGGSADQPNRTAAADPNLNVYFVVDRSVNSRVEDYGDHQSRMSGIRSDIDALIGEYHRARFAVISFASKATLDWPLSDDAWSLRSMVHGLSSYTVAPPDAMYQADPAAARSILSEQLESAADLFPGSKSLVFYFGAGDGGSRVSRASFDPPHDAIAGGAVLGYGTVAGGPIPQGWVNATLVYQTDPATGTELASTLDEQKLKDVAGELKVPYFHRDSGQGIAAVLPAVDPPGVSSEDAGSLRASKLIERRELYWVFTALSTVLLLAEIVLTIREFRLNRMARQDVSR is encoded by the coding sequence ATGACGTTCAATCCGGTCTTTGCGCCTGCGGTTCTCGTGGTGATCGCAGTCGCGCTGATCGCGGTGCGGATGGTGGCGCTGTATCGGGTGCTGGTCCGCACCGGCAGCGGCCGCTACCGGCGGGTCGTGTTGCGCTGGTGCGGTTTGACGCTGGCCGTGCTGCTGTTGGTGTTCGCGGCGGCGCGGCCGGGCATCGACCTGGCCGGCGGCTCGGCCGACCAACCCAACCGCACCGCCGCGGCCGACCCGAATCTGAATGTGTACTTCGTGGTGGATCGTTCGGTGAATTCGCGGGTGGAGGATTACGGCGACCACCAATCGCGAATGAGCGGAATCCGTTCCGACATCGACGCGCTGATCGGCGAATACCACCGGGCACGGTTCGCGGTCATCTCGTTCGCATCGAAAGCGACGCTGGATTGGCCGCTCTCCGACGACGCCTGGAGCCTGCGATCGATGGTGCATGGTCTGTCGTCGTACACGGTCGCTCCACCCGACGCGATGTATCAGGCCGACCCGGCTGCGGCCAGGAGCATCCTAAGCGAACAACTCGAGTCCGCCGCTGACCTGTTTCCGGGCTCGAAGAGCCTGGTGTTCTATTTCGGTGCGGGCGACGGCGGTTCGCGCGTCTCACGCGCCTCGTTCGATCCGCCCCACGACGCGATCGCCGGCGGCGCGGTGCTGGGCTATGGCACCGTCGCCGGTGGCCCGATCCCGCAGGGCTGGGTGAACGCCACGTTGGTCTACCAAACCGATCCGGCGACCGGCACCGAGCTGGCCTCGACGCTGGACGAGCAGAAACTCAAGGACGTCGCCGGCGAGCTGAAAGTGCCGTATTTCCATCGCGATAGCGGCCAGGGCATCGCCGCCGTGCTGCCAGCGGTGGATCCGCCCGGGGTGTCCTCCGAGGATGCCGGCTCGCTGCGGGCCTCCAAGCTGATCGAGCGCCGCGAGCTGTACTGGGTGTTCACCGCGTTGTCGACGGTGCTGCTGCTGGCCGAGATCGTGTTGACCATCCGCGAGTTCCGGCTCAATCGCATGGCGCGTCAGGACGTGTCGCGATGA
- a CDS encoding vWA domain-containing protein: protein MELRWWPLIAVGIACLAGCIAAAALLPMPKVHRQLRPLAHVDRLTRLPEYARVYRIYFLSMVITGALLLATFATALVASARPMGMSSVTKEFEVQHPDDIMLCVGEPVTDPTTANFLGYYAQQAKSYGTQRIGLTSTSLRVVPLTRDHGYAAERFEHFAKLARTQQDLAANKAVPEGDRRALQSGIEEFSQRVSYIDYATSLEDNLALCLTGFPSFDTKSTHRRSLVYIGYSAPRPPNETRPALFTQQAVAKMAADAGVQINAISRSDVAQSSPQANDTLRSIAESSGGKFFLYNPSGVTSSDSGADATLTRILDQVRDNPPQATLPNGKVVSIESFDSPRLALIAALAFAALLGLSLAVLRR, encoded by the coding sequence ATGGAGCTGAGGTGGTGGCCGCTGATCGCCGTGGGCATTGCTTGCCTTGCGGGCTGTATCGCCGCGGCGGCGTTGCTGCCGATGCCCAAGGTCCACCGTCAGCTGCGGCCGCTGGCGCATGTCGACCGCCTCACCCGGCTGCCCGAGTATGCGCGCGTGTACCGGATCTATTTCCTGTCCATGGTGATCACCGGCGCGCTACTGCTGGCGACCTTTGCCACGGCCCTGGTCGCCAGCGCCCGGCCCATGGGAATGTCATCGGTGACAAAGGAATTCGAGGTGCAGCATCCCGATGACATCATGCTGTGCGTCGGAGAACCCGTCACCGACCCCACCACCGCCAACTTCCTCGGCTACTACGCCCAGCAAGCCAAGTCCTATGGCACCCAACGCATCGGGCTGACGTCGACAAGTCTGCGGGTGGTTCCGTTGACTCGCGACCACGGATATGCGGCCGAGCGGTTCGAGCACTTCGCCAAGCTCGCCCGTACCCAGCAAGACCTGGCCGCCAACAAAGCGGTACCCGAGGGTGACCGCCGCGCACTACAGTCCGGGATCGAGGAATTCAGCCAGCGGGTCAGCTACATCGACTATGCGACCAGCCTCGAAGACAACCTTGCCTTGTGCCTGACCGGGTTTCCGTCGTTCGACACCAAGAGCACCCATCGGCGATCGCTGGTCTACATCGGCTACAGCGCGCCGCGGCCGCCGAACGAGACGCGGCCCGCCCTGTTCACCCAGCAGGCGGTGGCGAAGATGGCGGCGGACGCCGGTGTGCAGATCAACGCGATCTCACGTTCCGATGTCGCGCAGAGCTCACCGCAAGCCAACGACACTTTGCGTTCGATCGCCGAATCGAGCGGCGGAAAGTTCTTCCTGTACAACCCATCCGGGGTCACGTCGAGCGATTCCGGGGCCGACGCGACGCTGACCCGCATCCTCGACCAGGTTCGCGACAACCCGCCGCAGGCGACGCTTCCCAACGGCAAAGTGGTCTCGATCGAGTCGTTTGACTCGCCGCGGTTGGCGCTGATTGCCGCGTTGGCGTTCGCCGCCCTGCTGGGGCTGTCACTGGCGGTGCTGCGGCGATGA
- a CDS encoding DUF58 domain-containing protein: protein MGKHLNRARLYFGTDTRGLLEGGRYALLHTRSLELDDLRPYVAGDDVRDIDWKASARAGTVLIKRYVSERHHKILLVADAGRNMSALAPNGEIKRDIAANVMGAIGLIAMGRSDEIGMVYGDSRGCANIRNRRGETHIESMLELYYSSATTDPGPSDIVSQLEYVTRAHRRRLLLVVVSDEPDVSARLDEVLNQLVGRHELIWLMITDLPAVGSDEGEQDGFDVSTGKFVLNGATLGPRVVAAYQAAEQRRAVQLDQFLTSHHVRFAKIGDSAEIRPRIVEMAEAYRNAG from the coding sequence ATGGGCAAGCACCTCAACCGGGCGCGCCTGTATTTCGGCACCGATACCCGAGGCCTGCTCGAGGGCGGACGGTACGCCCTTCTGCACACCCGCAGCCTCGAACTCGACGACCTTCGGCCGTACGTCGCCGGCGACGACGTGCGCGACATCGACTGGAAAGCATCGGCGCGGGCCGGGACGGTGTTGATCAAACGCTATGTCTCCGAGCGACATCACAAGATCCTGCTAGTCGCCGACGCCGGACGGAACATGTCGGCGCTGGCACCGAACGGCGAAATCAAACGCGACATCGCCGCCAACGTGATGGGCGCGATCGGCCTGATCGCGATGGGTCGCAGCGACGAAATCGGCATGGTGTACGGCGACTCGCGCGGCTGCGCCAACATCCGCAACCGGCGCGGCGAGACGCACATCGAAAGCATGCTCGAGCTCTACTACAGCAGCGCCACGACAGATCCGGGGCCCAGCGATATCGTCAGCCAGCTGGAATATGTGACCCGCGCCCACCGTCGGCGGCTGCTGCTGGTCGTCGTCTCCGACGAACCAGATGTGAGCGCACGCCTCGACGAGGTGCTCAACCAGCTCGTCGGGCGCCACGAGCTGATCTGGCTGATGATCACCGATCTGCCGGCCGTCGGCTCGGATGAGGGCGAGCAGGACGGATTCGACGTGTCCACAGGCAAATTCGTGCTCAATGGCGCTACGCTGGGGCCCCGCGTCGTCGCCGCCTACCAAGCCGCCGAGCAGCGGCGTGCCGTGCAGCTTGACCAGTTCCTCACGTCGCATCACGTCCGCTTCGCGAAGATCGGCGACAGCGCCGAGATCCGTCCGCGCATCGTCGAGATGGCCGAGGCGTACCGCAATGCCGGCTGA
- a CDS encoding AAA family ATPase, which yields MTTEHIRLQPNRQDMDNAYRVVNAITQVFSSKVVGQENLRESLLIGLLTGGHILLESVPGLAKTTAARVVADSISGGFQRIQCTPDLLPSDIIGTQIYDSSTNSFTTQLGPVHTNIVLLDEINRSSAKTQSAMLEAMEERQTTIAGQLYPIPDPFVVIATQNPVDQEGTYPLSEAQTDRFMLKEVLRYPMPQEEAEVIFRIDAGVYDRDRKPRPVVGLDDIRRLQQVVRNVHMDQVLVHYASQLVHATRNAEQFLPPHLAKLVEYGASPRATIAFCRAARALAVLSGRNHVIPDDIHKLAYRVLRHRLILGFEAVRAKVTPEIVIDAVLASVRVP from the coding sequence ATGACAACCGAACATATTCGACTTCAGCCCAACCGCCAGGACATGGACAACGCCTACCGCGTTGTCAACGCGATCACCCAAGTGTTCTCCAGCAAGGTTGTCGGACAAGAGAATCTGCGCGAGTCATTGCTGATCGGGTTGCTGACCGGAGGCCACATCCTGCTGGAAAGTGTTCCGGGACTGGCGAAGACGACGGCGGCCCGGGTGGTCGCCGATTCAATCTCCGGTGGATTCCAGCGCATCCAGTGCACTCCGGACCTGCTGCCCAGCGACATCATCGGCACGCAGATCTATGACTCGTCGACCAATTCGTTCACCACCCAACTGGGGCCGGTGCACACCAACATCGTGTTGCTCGACGAGATCAACCGCTCCAGTGCCAAGACGCAAAGCGCGATGCTGGAAGCCATGGAGGAGCGCCAGACCACGATCGCCGGCCAGCTCTACCCGATACCGGACCCGTTCGTGGTGATCGCGACCCAGAACCCCGTCGACCAGGAAGGCACCTATCCACTCTCGGAGGCGCAGACCGACCGGTTCATGCTCAAAGAGGTGCTGCGCTACCCGATGCCGCAGGAGGAAGCCGAGGTCATCTTCCGCATCGACGCCGGTGTGTACGACCGTGATCGAAAGCCGCGCCCGGTGGTCGGTCTCGACGACATCCGGCGCCTGCAGCAGGTGGTGCGCAACGTGCACATGGACCAGGTCCTGGTGCACTACGCAAGCCAGTTAGTGCACGCGACTCGCAACGCCGAGCAGTTCCTGCCGCCGCATCTGGCCAAACTGGTGGAGTACGGCGCCAGTCCCCGTGCCACCATTGCGTTTTGCCGTGCGGCGCGGGCACTGGCGGTGCTGAGCGGTCGCAACCACGTCATTCCCGACGACATCCACAAGCTGGCCTACCGGGTGCTGCGCCACCGGCTGATCCTGGGATTCGAAGCGGTCCGGGCCAAGGTCACCCCGGAGATCGTGATCGACGCTGTGCTGGCTTCGGTTCGAGTTCCCTGA
- a CDS encoding Rv0361 family membrane protein gives MTNSSGAGRNYGGPNPIGGPAPAPPTGWTPPAPPQPPGQWQAPPAQQPPPPPPPGWGPVGAPEWGPQFPVQPRAGRRHRKALLVTVGAGVAVIVVIGIVGAFTLFGGGGGSGAGSPSAAVKGYLEALARGDAEAALSAGADQPASKELLSDDILKKQTEKMPISNVRILGDNASDASGTGQVHVTVSFGDQSSDATLAVKKADGGWKLDASAVRLDFTRFTATNQAMETLTAFGKPIGKSVAYVFPGWIDWGSSNKNIAVKAKPVLLESLASAASAAILPTLSVSDAGRADIVAAVKQRLDTCAQSKSLMPEQCPQKMFQPGIVDGTVNWQAPDANNAEIRFVPMKMTALVTMQTTFGFTAQTRDGSSVTGTAPAILIGEADLSQSPPTINWH, from the coding sequence GTGACGAATTCGTCGGGCGCGGGGCGCAACTACGGCGGTCCCAACCCGATCGGGGGACCCGCACCGGCCCCGCCCACCGGCTGGACGCCGCCCGCGCCGCCGCAGCCGCCGGGCCAGTGGCAGGCACCGCCGGCCCAGCAGCCGCCACCGCCGCCACCGCCCGGCTGGGGACCTGTCGGCGCGCCGGAATGGGGTCCGCAGTTCCCGGTCCAACCGCGCGCCGGGCGTCGTCACCGCAAGGCGCTGCTGGTGACGGTCGGCGCCGGGGTGGCGGTGATCGTGGTGATCGGCATCGTCGGGGCATTCACGTTGTTCGGCGGGGGCGGCGGAAGCGGCGCGGGCAGTCCGAGTGCGGCGGTCAAGGGCTACCTGGAAGCGCTGGCGCGCGGCGACGCGGAGGCGGCGCTGTCCGCGGGTGCCGACCAGCCCGCCTCCAAGGAGCTTCTGAGCGACGACATCCTCAAAAAGCAAACCGAGAAGATGCCGATCTCCAACGTCCGCATCCTCGGCGACAATGCCAGCGACGCGTCCGGCACGGGCCAGGTCCACGTGACGGTGAGTTTCGGCGACCAGAGCTCCGATGCCACATTGGCGGTCAAAAAGGCCGACGGCGGTTGGAAACTCGACGCCAGTGCGGTACGGCTGGACTTCACCCGCTTCACCGCCACCAATCAGGCGATGGAGACGCTCACCGCGTTCGGTAAGCCGATCGGCAAATCGGTGGCCTACGTATTTCCCGGTTGGATCGACTGGGGTTCGAGCAACAAGAACATCGCCGTGAAGGCCAAGCCGGTGTTGCTCGAATCGCTGGCGTCCGCCGCCTCGGCCGCGATCCTTCCCACGCTCTCGGTCAGCGATGCGGGCCGTGCGGATATCGTCGCCGCAGTCAAACAGCGACTCGACACCTGCGCGCAATCGAAATCCCTGATGCCCGAACAATGCCCGCAGAAGATGTTCCAGCCCGGCATCGTCGACGGAACGGTGAACTGGCAAGCGCCCGACGCCAACAACGCCGAAATCCGTTTCGTGCCGATGAAGATGACGGCGCTCGTCACCATGCAGACCACCTTCGGGTTTACGGCTCAAACAAGGGATGGCTCGAGCGTGACGGGTACCGCGCCCGCCATTCTCATCGGCGAGGCCGATCTTTCGCAAAGTCCACCGACGATCAATTGGCACTGA